The nucleotide window CCTGCTGATATGATATTGTATTCTCACTGTGGTGTCGAAAATATTCACTACTAATATTCTAGGTTTCAGATAGGTCAAAATTTTATAGCCTACATCTGATTAATATGATCCATCTCTGGCATACGTtcatatttttagtttataatgtataatcttgCTTATCctttaatggcaaaataaagtgttttcatgttctaaaaagttactacaatttttttttactttgaaaaatggtcactttgtatttttagactgagaaaatactgcaaaaaagtgcagttaatatgtgaaaatgtgtttgttccATGAATGTGTAAATGGGTAAGTCTGATTAGTTGATTAATGAAGATCTAGTAGTAAAAATAGcttctaatattatttctaatataatattatttccagaTAAACCAACTTCAGAGAGTAGGCGGCAGTGATGTCAGAGAGAGTGTTTTCAGTCGTCAAGGTATtgcttattgattttttaaaatgtctttacattacatttttacttcgATCAAATTAACATATCCACAGAATTGAACTTATAGATACCTATGTGTTAACCACTGAATGTGCAAggtgtaaaactgcaaaattgtcttttaaaatataaggattACAGTACTACATTTGATCCTAAATATTTGAGTAAATAAATGTTGAGTGGAAACTCACTTGAAAAAATGTCTAAACTCAGTGAAAATTTGGTTTTCAGACTTAGACAAATGAACTGATGACAGAATTCAACTTCGCTGGCACAAACCGAAAAGATAAACAACAAAAGAGGGGCCTGGGAGACTTTATAGAGTAATTAAAGGTACTcatattctatgttgtactttcaaactttgggtactctttaattaggacagactttattactcaactgctatgatgcaagccaaattgtatccgtttatttcagctttgagcttagtaaaccttaaTGGTTCATTTTTGAGATTATACTCAAGAAGataataatcatcatttatttgagtagtaatattatataattttctcctagctgcggtgctgaagtcccaccctacatcaacagaaaaagaaataaaggagcacgcaatgtgttacttgaagaatgcatatgcaaggcatgGAGTCAGGAGATCTGGTTGTGTttgttttatgattattgcccatatgttgattgttgattgattgtatacaatgtataatttgaaatacatgtttttcagatgtgaatgtgtattttcagaataaattttgaaaccaaatcatttcttggtttactagtttctacacctgtaaaacctgtctttgatgtataatagtcctctaaagttatccaaaactccaaccatatatgtataatagtcctctaaatttatctgtataatagaactccaaccatttatgtataatgaacatataatcatagatgtataattgacgtataacgatagacgtatattagaatttcattctagacgaatttcagaccacatttatacgtctaaggtatgcgtttaatagacgtatattatacgtcttttgcccactgggtcaCTCGTATTTAATACAGtctcattttaataaattccCATTTTACTGCTTGTTTCAATGTGTTTTCATTCTTTACATTTCATTAGTGTGAAAGacgtgaccctgtactggatacagAGCATAGAAACTGGACGGACCTCTGTTCACGACTAAAGGCACTCAGTATAAAGagttaattaattgtaattaatGTCATGAGCTGTAATGAGTCCCGGTGTCGGAGTAACTGTACTGATAACAACACAGACTATTATATTAGTGAGAGTAACAGTCAGGAGATCAAATCTCTTTCTAATAAAATGGGACATCACCAGACTAATCCATTTCTGgaatttttaaatagttttcttgAGAGTGAAGTAACAGGACATTTTAATCAGAAAGTGTTGCTGTAAAAAGCGAAGTTCCCAGTTTTTATACTTGTCCAGAAACTGTCCCCGCTCTGACCTCTCCTCCAGGTCGCTTCTCATGTGTCTGTTCTGGCGGGTTTCTGTCTAAAAACACGTTACAGGACTCCCGTCTCCTGTGGAGACACATGTAGGGTCGTGTCAGTGCAGAAATCCCACATTGTAAACCAGTTTAAACTGGGACTGGGTACAACCCGGATCAAGACAAGAACTGAGAGATTCATCAATCAGTCTCAGGACTCTCTCCCACTGGTGTCCTTTTCTATCTCTCTGTCCTGTTTCCTAAAAACGCCCACTAATACCCCGTATGGGAAAGAGGACTCGCTCGTCACTCCTGTTCTGTCCTGGTGTCGCAGTAACTGGGACTGAAGCAGACGGAGAGGAGACGCGCACTTCCAGAACTTTCCTTCCCGCTCGGTTCTTCCAGCTGAGCCCCAGACAGACTTTTCCCCTCCTGAGGAAAGAGCATCTTCCCACACAAACAGCCCGTTTCTCTCGGAAACACCGGTAGCccacaacacacacagcacagggagcGTTTTCACCAGCTGCGCCGCCACACGGACACCAGGACTCCCCTCATCTGTGTCAGGGAACCTATAGGTAAAGAActggaggatccttatgcgtgaccggaatcccacagaACACAAAGTAGCAAAGGGACGATCCAAAGAcgaaatccaaaggctgggtcgataagggaggcaaagggtccggtaacgagagatatccaaaaacaatccaaaagacaaaatccagaaggcgaggtcaaaAGATGGAGGCAGAAGATTCGTAACAAATCAGTCGAAAGGCTTGGAAACACGCGCTGGAGAATTCTAcaagaggcttctcaatagtgagcgtgggaatgtgtgtgtgaggggagtttaaatactgaaaggaaaggggtgtgattggataattggttagggagtgagaatttgaggaatctggtgcatgtgagaatgtgatgggttcaatcagggatgagattatGAAACAGTGGTTCTGGGAATGCAACGGTGTGACAGGGATAGAACGGCGTTTCCAGGGTAGAGTGTGGGGCCACAGAAATTAAAGTAATATATTATTCTGCTTACTTCTCATGCAGTCTTCTCAAGTCTTTGGAAGGACTGTGAATTGGCTTTCCCACAGATGAAATGAAAAACTCCTCTGTCTCCCTTCACAGCTGCTGACCTGGGCATTACAGCTTAGTTTAAGATTAAACATctgataaaacacaaataaaatgcaagaaagGTACATTCCAGATTTtctcaaaatactgtacaacatggAAGCTATGGAGGTGGAGGACATGgattttaattggcttctgtgaaaattggccgtggtgtgagtgagtcctgtgatggactggtgtcacatTATCTGTGATAGTGCtttgcacccactgcttgccaggattgtTCCAGTTCCACCACAACCCTGAATCGAGTTGATgggtatattaatgtatattaatcatCTTACATGTTCCTGTTCTTCACTCtataggcatcctctcacgaggcaccagtaaatgtaggggttttgtgcttaactgggacaattattaattgtagcagcaagTCACAAAAATTATTCTTCTGATAGCTATTAGAATCAACCTTGcaggataactcaaacaatgcacacacgcGGAAActaatacacgacaatacatttattaatacataaaatgtacataaacataacagatcttatagagAGGGTTAGCAgtatacaaaaggtatatattcaatcacgaagagttacaaaccaagagggacatacattccgtatatcattcatttagaccgttttgtaaatgaactttgttaCAACttgtacattagatactcaaaagccaGTACatgactcataggaattaaactgatatcaactcaggttgaggtaacaattgaattctcgagttgtaatgcagaatgttgaatactcatccgctctatggggattcagatctcccgcggacacaaagaagcagtggcaggctgttgctgtgtccaatcggcaCTCTCTGGCCCGGTGCAAGGCAGTGCTGGTTCGACgtgagagaaggagaaggagggagagatttctgcagcggtgcgctgctgatgctctctgaagacaggctagttagtgttggctgaaactagcagagtttgcacacagaaaagtcacaatctttagacaggaagaagaccggttcgttcccgatgtagcgcGAGTCCTGAATTCtgatattcagctgtccacagttccaaccatAGTTTactcgttgatcaggtgagcgttcgcggtgggtttacgaggcttgctgctgggctaacctcgggtggatcctttggttacacgcTGGCAACCtctgttctcgactcttagaacaaaggaaagttctggcactgggacacactggctgttacaTGACTGTctaagctgagtctgaggatgtccaggaggagctggagtttTACTTGGAGGAACTACAGTCGCTCTTTGGTTGAAAATTCCATGGGCATtcgagaatcattttgtgacttactgctacaattaacaattgtcccagtaaatgcacaaacccctacagttactggtgcctcgtgagaggatgcctacatttactggtgccccgtgtgaggatgagtaaccatgaactctgaccttggggttgtaaaccacttgggatgagactctcccttggaatctcccagacagtgagGCACCAGCGATGACCATTAATTAGGGTGGCTGATgtgtctcagctttgggagttgttccttatcagaacactctatcagctagaaaaacaccttaaatgtgaaccaaatggaatggcctctctgtatcaagcaccacttgagatgagggagagagagactggcaagggagcagcaaacttaattcctgtattttaataaaccttGCCGCTacaatggtctctctcctgtgtgaatgcgctggtgtgatTGTAAGTGGCTTTTCACACttaaactcttcccacactgactgcagctgaacggtctctctcctgtgtgaatgcgctggtgggtttttaagcgacctgactgactaaaactcttgccacactgactgcagctgaacagtctctctcctgtgtgaatgcgctggtgggtttttaaggcacttgactgactaaaactcttcccacactgactgcagctgaaaggtctctctcctgtgtgaatgcgctggtgtgattgtaagtggcttttctgactaaaactcttcccacactgactgcagctgaacggtctctctcctgtgtgaatgcgctggtgtgattgtaagtggcttttctgactaaaactcttcccacactgactgcagctgaatggtctctctcctgtgtgaatgcgctggtgggctaTTAAGTTACTTGACCGACTAAAGCtcgtcccacactgactgcagctgaacagtctctctcctgtgtgaatgcgctggtggttttttaagtcacctgaccgactaaaactcttcccacactgactgcagctgaatggtctctctcctgtgtgaatgtgcaggtgggtttttaagtgacttgactgactaaaactcttcccacactgactgcagctgaaaggtctctctcctgtgtgaaggtgctggtagggttttgaaatgctagactgacagaaacGCTGCTCCTCCCTGTGCCATAATATCAGTTTGTCCACTCCATCTGAGCAAGCCCTTGAGtgattcttcctcatcctctgatcgtgctggggtctcttattctgcaaatgctccatggaatggTCTTGCTCCGTGTGCTGAAACAGAGCTGTATTTTCTCCATCGTGTCCTTTAGTGtgctgctcagcagtgtgaatcaTCTGAGACTCCATCTCCAGCTCTCTGAGACTTAAACCATccagttcattcagttgttcctctctttgcccaagaacagacatactctccagttcattaaaactttcaataattttctcagtaaccagattattaaacctgtgtgtTAAGTCATCAGATGCTAAGGGATTAcatgattgtttgagactgtgcaatgacagtctctccacttgaacagaacaaggcctaattatcaagccctgtaggagctgctgttgctcctccctgtactgactctccTCTTGGTGTTGTATCTCAACActgttctcttcaccaggtacatcagtctgctgctctgcacaGTCAATCAACTGGGGCTCCGTGTCCTGCTCTGTAAGACTAAAGACATCCagttcttcactgtgctcttgtacagagacacagcccAGTTCATTACAACCTTGTGTAATATTGTTCGAGTCCAGATTATTCATCTTCTctgtaaaatcatcacatactaagagcccaggtgtctcactctcagggTCTGTCTTCATCGtgggcacagagtccagatccttgacactctgtctgctctctgtgtgctgctccctgagtttctctttttcttgtgcGGCAGTGAGCactgtctcctgcatcagactggagccccactcctcctcactgtgctgctgttcaagaggagccctttccccagcTTCAGAGAGAGTACTGGCCTCTGAGCCTGTAAACACAGGACAAGAAAACAAgacctttataataataataaaaaaactattttatatagcaactttaaaggtggcttctcaaagcgttttatagaatgacaacaacaaaaaatacacaatataagcacgatgagaatacacagttagaggagacagtagatggtggtactaagtacagtaggagcagaggggtaaagaacagttaaataaaggctcttctgaagaagaaggttttgagtctggatttgaaggagtttagagaaggtgactctctgatatccttagggagagagttccagagcttggggggaTAACAGGTGAAGGCCATGTCACCCCTAGAGTGTAgaggggcttgggggacagtaaggagaccagaattagaagagtgaaggttgtgaggtggggagtagggtgataactcagacaggtaccgagccatggagagccttataggtgcgCAGGAGGATTGTTAAGTCAAtatgaaacttgacaggaagccagtgcaaggactccaggataggagtaatgtgaacacttgcactagacctggtcaggattccgGCTGCCGAATtgtggacatactggagtttgttcaatggggatttagaaaccccagagaGTAGAGCGTTACAGTAGTCGATTCAAGATTAGACAacacttttcagccacagttagtgataacacagGGTGTAGTCGAGGAATATTTCTGAAGTgaatgaaagatgttttgacaacatTCTGCGCATGTGGGTTGAACGTCAAATATCATCcccaagtttttcaatttagactgaagctcaagtacaagaccatctacagatagggtttcACACTGGTTTTATAAAGTTGatgggtggtgccaataagcatggcttcagtcttgtcacagttaagatgaaggacattttgagtcatccaagttcttatgtcagagatgcaattagaatagagacagccacatctgCGTTGGGtctggtatggatgtatatacGAGTAACAATAGCATAGTAATGATAGCTGAGGCggatgtgatcttaaaagcttcaAGCTAAAGCTGTAAGCTTTACGCTACACAAACACACGTCTAGTATACTCGCAATCAATTTGGGTTGTTTAAGCATAGAGGAATAAGAGGGTTTAAGGGGGTTTCTGATAATACGTAATTTTAGATATACAAGCTTTGTCAGAAACCTAACTACCATGTAAAAAGTaagactacagaaataataataatacattacatttacataatacagacacactgactgc belongs to Lepisosteus oculatus isolate fLepOcu1 chromosome 14, fLepOcu1.hap2, whole genome shotgun sequence and includes:
- the LOC138242767 gene encoding zinc finger protein 17-like — its product is MSVDSVFGAEIAQMKQENELHCFMGVLLKSFVYEVSEVFRNTMSDSHDSFRDKLHSVSQILVSRAVINITQCVEDSFGTEITRMKENETFKVRLQLWEKESGAGDQGGTDHVGLMPPCEITAETNEETEPSGSEASTLSEAGERAPLEQQHSEEEWGSSLMQETVLTAAQEKEKLREQHTESRQSVKDLDSVPTMKTDPESETPGLLVCDDFTEKMNNLDSNNITQGCNELGCVSVQEHSEELDVFSLTEQDTEPQLIDCAEQQTDVPGEENSVEIQHQEESQYREEQQQLLQGLIIRPCSVQVERLSLHSLKQSCNPLASDDLTHRFNNLVTEKIIESFNELESMSVLGQREEQLNELDGLSLRELEMESQMIHTAEQHTKGHDGENTALFQHTEQDHSMEHLQNKRPQHDQRMRKNHSRACSDGVDKLILWHREEQRFCQSSISKPYQHLHTGERPFSCSQCGKSFSQSSHLKTHLHIHTGERPFSCSQCGKSFSRSGDLKNHQRIHTGERLFSCSQCGTSFSRSSNLIAHQRIHTGERPFSCSQCGKSFSQKSHLQSHQRIHTGERPFSCSQCGKSFSQKSHLQSHQRIHTGERPFSCSQCGKSFSQSSALKTHQRIHTGERLPFSCSQCGKSFSRSSSLIAHQRIHTGERPFSCSQCGKSFSRSGDLKTHQRIHTGERPFSCSQCGKSFSKSSHLKTHQRIHTGERPFSCSQCGKSFSQSGDLKTHQRIHTGERPFSCSQCGKSFGKSSHLKTHQRIHAGERPFSCSQCRKSFSRLDHLKTHQFIHTGEKPFSCSQCGKSFSQSSSLIIHQRSHTGVRPFSCSQCGKRFSQSSSLIIHQRIHTGERLFSCSQCGKSYSQSRDLITHQRIHTGEKPLKRQSLLKYRN